From a single Oceanobacillus kimchii X50 genomic region:
- a CDS encoding RsbT co-antagonist protein RsbRA, producing MKRGFRELLIENSDSIVENWLEEISSLKTGNYTATISDELYESTNREFVNVIFTSIRNQGSSNEVEDFSEKIINLGWPLSYLTDGLQIFRRVSTEYLLSQSEQIDSNQFSMILSNVDEWVEPLIRQLVNEYSGSWENILSLQRVALQELSAPLIPVMEGITVMPLIGTIDTERAKLIMENLLEGTIKHNSEVVLIDITGVPVVDTMVAHHIIQAAEAVRLIGSTCILVGIRPEIAQTIVNLGIDLSNFPTQSSLKKGFTKALELTGREVIDLKTREADVEGIINSLKGE from the coding sequence ATGAAACGAGGATTTAGAGAGCTCCTTATAGAAAATAGCGATTCAATTGTTGAAAATTGGTTGGAGGAAATTAGTTCATTAAAAACAGGGAATTATACAGCGACTATTTCGGACGAGTTGTATGAAAGTACAAATCGTGAATTTGTCAATGTAATATTCACTAGTATTCGTAACCAAGGTTCATCTAATGAAGTGGAGGACTTTTCTGAAAAAATCATTAACTTAGGATGGCCGTTGAGTTATTTGACGGATGGACTACAAATTTTTCGAAGAGTATCAACTGAATATTTGCTTAGTCAATCCGAACAAATTGATTCGAACCAATTCTCAATGATTTTGTCTAATGTTGATGAGTGGGTGGAGCCTCTAATTCGCCAATTAGTGAATGAATATTCTGGTAGCTGGGAGAACATCCTATCGTTGCAACGTGTTGCTTTACAAGAATTATCAGCTCCACTGATTCCTGTTATGGAAGGTATTACGGTAATGCCTTTAATCGGTACAATTGATACAGAAAGAGCAAAGTTAATTATGGAGAACCTTTTGGAAGGTACCATAAAACATAATTCAGAAGTAGTATTAATAGATATAACAGGTGTTCCAGTAGTTGATACGATGGTTGCACATCATATTATTCAAGCTGCGGAAGCTGTTCGATTAATTGGTTCTACATGCATTTTAGTAGGTATACGTCCTGAAATTGCTCAAACTATTGTCAATTTAGGTATTGATCTAAGTAATTTCCCTACGCAGAGTTCATTGAAAAAAGGTTTTACTAAGGCATTAGAACTTACAGGACGTGAAGTAATAGATTTAAAAACTCGTGAGGCTGACGTTGAAGGAATCATAAATTCCTTGAAAGGAGAATAA
- a CDS encoding STAS domain-containing protein — MRIPILKLHNYLLISIQTEIDDQTAIQFQEDLLDKIHKTGASGVVIDLTSVDIIDSFIAKVLGDVVSMSDLMGAKVVLTGIQPAVAMTLIDLGIHMQNVPTALDLEQGLVKLQQELEV, encoded by the coding sequence ATGCGAATTCCAATTTTAAAACTTCATAACTATTTACTTATCTCTATTCAAACAGAAATAGATGACCAAACAGCAATTCAATTTCAAGAAGACTTATTAGATAAAATTCATAAAACAGGAGCTTCAGGAGTAGTAATTGACCTAACTTCTGTTGATATAATTGATTCGTTTATAGCAAAAGTACTTGGAGACGTTGTATCAATGTCAGATTTAATGGGGGCGAAAGTTGTACTTACTGGGATTCAACCTGCTGTTGCAATGACTTTAATTGATTTAGGTATCCATATGCAAAATGTCCCGACAGCATTAGATCTAGAACAAGGTTTAGTTAAGCTTCAACAGGAACTGGAGGTATAA
- a CDS encoding STAS domain-containing protein, whose amino-acid sequence MNLSVNTEEKDGRIVLKVAGEIDAYTAPKLKETLLPLIKESSNHVQVDLEEVNYMDSTGLGVFVSALKASKEKESNFELINVQDRVYRIFEITGLDEIIQLKAAIRGVNE is encoded by the coding sequence ATGAATTTATCGGTAAATACGGAGGAAAAAGATGGTCGAATTGTATTAAAGGTTGCAGGTGAAATTGATGCTTATACTGCTCCAAAATTAAAGGAAACATTGTTACCATTGATCAAAGAGTCCTCTAATCATGTGCAAGTTGATTTAGAAGAGGTAAATTATATGGATAGTACGGGTTTAGGAGTGTTTGTAAGTGCACTTAAAGCTTCAAAAGAAAAAGAAAGCAATTTTGAGTTGATTAACGTACAGGATAGAGTTTACCGCATATTTGAAATTACTGGTTTAGATGAAATCATTCAGTTAAAAGCAGCGATTCGAGGTGTCAATGAATAA
- the rsbW gene encoding anti-sigma B factor RsbW, producing MSNYDYIEMKVPAKPEYVGVVRLTLSGVANRMGFSYESIEDLKVAVSEAITNAVNHAYNDNESGEITIGFGIYEDHIEIMIADRGESFDLEKIKKETGPYHPEEPVEKLREGGFGLFLIEALMDDVKINNQYGVMIMMTKYITEEEVDVDDDQISTTQ from the coding sequence ATGAGTAACTATGATTATATTGAAATGAAAGTTCCAGCAAAGCCTGAGTATGTAGGTGTTGTCCGTCTTACATTATCGGGAGTTGCCAATCGTATGGGTTTTTCATACGAATCTATTGAGGATCTAAAAGTTGCGGTATCTGAAGCAATTACAAATGCGGTAAACCATGCTTATAATGATAATGAATCAGGAGAAATTACAATTGGTTTCGGAATATATGAGGATCATATCGAAATAATGATTGCCGATCGTGGAGAAAGCTTTGACCTAGAAAAAATTAAAAAGGAAACAGGTCCATACCACCCTGAAGAACCAGTAGAAAAATTGAGAGAAGGTGGGTTTGGTTTATTCCTGATTGAAGCACTAATGGACGATGTGAAAATCAACAATCAATATGGCGTAATGATTATGATGACTAAATATATAACAGAAGAAGAGGTGGACGTGGATGACGACCAAATCTCAACCACACAATAA
- a CDS encoding anti-sigma regulatory factor, with protein sequence MDPQSCVNIKKEWDIVGARQLGREMAKQVGFGTVDQARVATAISELARNIYLYAEHGKICFEVIKGEKKQGLCMIALDNGPGISDISRAMQDGYTTSGGLGAGLPGVKRLMDDFDIESETGKGTRIKAVKWVR encoded by the coding sequence ATGGATCCACAATCCTGCGTGAATATTAAAAAAGAGTGGGATATTGTTGGAGCAAGACAACTTGGTCGTGAAATGGCAAAGCAAGTAGGTTTCGGAACGGTTGACCAGGCGAGAGTTGCAACAGCAATATCTGAATTAGCTCGTAACATATACTTATACGCTGAACACGGTAAGATTTGTTTTGAAGTAATTAAAGGCGAAAAGAAACAAGGTTTATGCATGATTGCTTTAGATAATGGACCTGGAATAAGCGATATTAGTCGTGCTATGCAAGACGGCTATACTACTTCCGGAGGACTTGGAGCAGGACTTCCAGGAGTTAAAAGACTAATGGATGACTTTGATATTGAATCCGAAACAGGAAAAGGTACAAGAATAAAAGCTGTGAAGTGGGTTAGATAA
- a CDS encoding type II toxin-antitoxin system PemK/MazF family toxin, with amino-acid sequence MIVQRGEVYFADLSPVVGSEQGGVRPVLILQNDIGNRFSPTVIVAAITAQIQKAKLPTHVEIDAKRYGFDRNSVILLEQIRTLDKQRLTDKITKLDKEMMIKINQALEISLGLKDVYGG; translated from the coding sequence TTGATCGTTCAAAGAGGCGAGGTATATTTCGCTGACTTATCCCCCGTTGTTGGATCGGAGCAAGGTGGGGTGAGGCCTGTCCTAATTCTCCAAAACGACATCGGTAACCGTTTCAGCCCTACTGTTATTGTCGCTGCGATAACAGCGCAAATTCAAAAGGCAAAATTACCAACCCATGTGGAGATTGATGCAAAGCGATATGGATTTGATCGGAATTCCGTAATTCTTTTGGAACAAATCAGGACGTTGGATAAACAGCGTTTAACGGATAAAATTACGAAATTAGATAAGGAAATGATGATTAAAATTAATCAGGCACTGGAAATAAGCCTCGGCTTAAAAGATGTATATGGTGGTTAA
- a CDS encoding PP2C family protein-serine/threonine phosphatase has translation MEKTIKNNTKRYQDLLEKYIHSQDEEALYGIEKVSKDFIKKNILPEEIINLHIQAMESLNPHLPDDYKHSMNFLLEAMIFYGLALQEVTNLRQEKDVLASEISIAANMQKTLLGTKKPEIAGVDLGIISVPAHQMNGDYYHFAKGSGDTFGIAIADVIGKGIPAALCMSMIKYAVDSYPEESMRPKTILKNLNRVVERNIDPSMFITMCYAHYHPSENLLRFSSAGHEPGYFYHAETDTFEEIKMKGLVLGVMPDATYQEIDLTMKENDMVILLTDGVTECRDGDRFIETEEVLQVIREYAHLSAQKMVESVYKHFERLQGFQLRDDFTLFAIRKNV, from the coding sequence ATGGAAAAGACAATAAAAAATAATACAAAAAGATACCAAGATTTATTGGAAAAATATATTCATTCTCAAGATGAAGAAGCATTGTATGGCATTGAGAAAGTAAGTAAAGATTTTATAAAAAAGAATATATTACCTGAAGAAATCATTAATCTTCATATACAAGCAATGGAAAGCTTAAATCCACATTTACCGGATGATTACAAGCACTCCATGAACTTTTTATTGGAAGCTATGATTTTTTACGGATTGGCTTTACAAGAAGTAACTAATCTCAGGCAAGAGAAAGATGTATTAGCATCGGAAATATCCATTGCAGCTAATATGCAAAAGACACTGCTAGGAACAAAAAAGCCAGAAATCGCTGGTGTTGATCTTGGAATTATTAGTGTTCCTGCACATCAGATGAATGGTGACTACTATCATTTTGCTAAAGGTAGTGGAGATACCTTTGGAATTGCTATTGCCGATGTTATTGGTAAAGGTATTCCAGCAGCGCTTTGTATGTCGATGATTAAGTATGCTGTTGATAGTTATCCTGAGGAATCCATGCGTCCGAAAACAATTTTAAAAAACCTTAACCGAGTTGTAGAAAGAAATATTGACCCAAGTATGTTTATTACGATGTGTTATGCACATTATCATCCATCGGAAAATTTACTACGTTTTTCTTCAGCTGGTCACGAACCCGGTTATTTTTATCATGCAGAAACAGATACCTTTGAAGAAATAAAGATGAAAGGGTTAGTGTTAGGTGTTATGCCTGACGCAACTTATCAAGAAATCGACTTAACGATGAAAGAAAATGACATGGTAATTTTACTAACAGATGGTGTGACCGAGTGTCGTGATGGAGACCGTTTTATTGAAACAGAAGAAGTACTACAAGTGATTCGTGAATACGCGCATTTATCTGCACAAAAGATGGTTGAGAGTGTTTACAAACATTTTGAGCGGTTGCAAGGATTTCAACTTCGAGATGATTTTACATTATTTGCCATTAGAAAAAATGTTTGA
- a CDS encoding SpoIIE family protein phosphatase, translating to MISGEHVDVSVFQEPKKGNYECGDSYFYIELENEFLCVIADGLGSGEIAKESSQVVIDIIKSQVQAPVEEIVRVCNGELAGKRGVVLGILKINFHNNIASFSSIGNIGIMVLEEGKKKKRNIPNAGYLGSFNRKCKVMTYQLRKNTNLIMFSDGVQDKELSQRFFIDSNVETIIDTYRQTTDKIRHDDTTLIAMRFKK from the coding sequence TTGATTTCTGGAGAACATGTAGATGTCTCTGTATTTCAAGAACCGAAAAAAGGGAATTATGAATGTGGAGATAGCTATTTTTATATAGAGTTAGAAAATGAATTTCTATGTGTAATAGCAGATGGACTTGGGAGTGGTGAGATTGCCAAAGAGTCATCTCAGGTAGTAATTGATATAATTAAAAGCCAAGTTCAAGCACCAGTAGAAGAAATTGTGCGAGTATGTAATGGTGAGTTAGCTGGAAAAAGAGGCGTCGTTCTTGGAATATTAAAAATTAATTTCCATAATAATATTGCATCATTCTCTTCGATCGGTAACATTGGAATTATGGTCTTGGAAGAAGGAAAAAAGAAAAAGCGAAATATCCCGAATGCGGGTTATCTAGGTAGTTTCAATCGTAAATGTAAAGTAATGACGTATCAACTTAGAAAAAACACAAATTTAATCATGTTTTCTGATGGTGTTCAAGATAAAGAGTTATCTCAACGTTTTTTTATTGATTCTAATGTAGAAACTATAATTGATACTTACCGCCAGACTACGGATAAGATAAGACACGATGATACTACTTTAATTGCAATGCGATTTAAGAAATAA
- a CDS encoding Tex family protein, giving the protein MSEIDKSLLKIVTDETKVETTTVEKVIALLDEGNTVPFIARYRKEVTGGLDEVKIKSIQDKWNYAVNLSERKQEVLRIIEEQGKLTKELENDIKSATQLQRVEDLYRPYKQKRRTRATIAKEKGLEPFALIVWSQEKDIDLHEEAKRYLSEEHELHTIEDVLQGMNDIIAEWISDDAKYRDYIRDITFKRGLIQSEVKKQEDDEKGIYEMYYSYSEAVRSLVSHRILALNRGEKEKILKVQIEPPVDQITSYLEKQTIKNNINEQITNSLKMAVEDSYKRLIQPSIEREIRNELTEKAESQAIEVFSVNLKNLLLQPPLKGKVVLGVDPAFRTGCKLAVVDETGKVHHIGVIYPTAPKNDVKGAEKVVLQLIEQFNVELIAIGNGTASRETEQFISDVIRNKELDLPYIIVNEAGASVYSASPLAREEFPDLQVEERSAVSIARRVQDPLAELVKIDPKSIGVGQYQHDVSQKELSGSLSFVVETAVNQVGVNVNTASSSLLQYVSGLSKTVANNMVKQRNEEGKFTNRKQLKKIPRLGAKTYEQAIGFLRIPDGDTVLDRTPIHPESYDQTKNLLQMLGYTENDIGSEKLQEDLNNIDKKATAEKLEIGLPTLEDIMEALGKPGRDPRDDFPQPLLKKNVMNMEDLNSGMELQGTVRNVVDFGVFVDIGVKQDGLVHISKMSKQFVKHPMDIASVGDVVTVWVDQVDVQKGRIALTMVGNDDK; this is encoded by the coding sequence ATGTCTGAAATAGATAAAAGTTTGTTAAAAATTGTAACTGATGAAACCAAAGTGGAAACAACTACGGTTGAAAAAGTAATTGCATTACTAGATGAAGGAAATACCGTTCCTTTCATCGCAAGGTATCGTAAAGAAGTTACAGGTGGATTAGATGAAGTTAAAATAAAGTCAATCCAAGACAAGTGGAATTATGCAGTTAACCTTTCTGAACGTAAGCAAGAGGTTTTGCGAATCATTGAGGAACAAGGAAAACTTACCAAAGAACTAGAAAATGATATTAAATCTGCTACGCAATTACAACGAGTGGAAGACTTATATCGTCCATATAAACAAAAACGTAGGACGAGAGCAACTATTGCGAAAGAAAAAGGCTTGGAACCTTTCGCTCTAATCGTTTGGTCACAAGAGAAAGATATTGATCTACACGAAGAGGCAAAGCGATATCTTTCTGAAGAACATGAATTACATACAATAGAGGATGTATTGCAAGGTATGAATGATATTATTGCAGAATGGATATCCGACGATGCAAAATACCGTGATTATATCCGTGATATTACGTTTAAGCGTGGCCTCATTCAATCTGAAGTGAAGAAACAAGAAGACGATGAAAAAGGAATATACGAAATGTACTATTCTTATAGTGAAGCGGTACGCTCATTAGTTTCTCATCGAATTTTGGCATTGAACAGAGGGGAAAAAGAAAAGATATTAAAAGTGCAAATTGAACCCCCTGTAGATCAAATAACATCTTATTTAGAGAAGCAAACCATTAAAAATAATATTAATGAACAAATTACCAACTCTTTGAAAATGGCGGTGGAGGATAGTTATAAACGACTTATCCAGCCATCTATCGAGCGAGAGATTCGTAATGAACTCACTGAGAAAGCAGAATCGCAGGCAATTGAAGTATTTTCTGTGAATTTAAAAAATCTTTTATTACAACCACCATTGAAGGGGAAAGTTGTCTTAGGAGTGGATCCTGCATTTCGAACAGGTTGTAAACTAGCAGTAGTCGATGAAACTGGGAAGGTACATCATATTGGAGTAATTTATCCAACAGCTCCGAAAAATGATGTCAAAGGAGCAGAAAAAGTCGTTTTACAACTCATTGAACAGTTTAATGTTGAACTAATTGCTATCGGGAATGGAACTGCTTCTCGTGAAACAGAGCAATTTATTTCTGATGTTATTCGAAATAAAGAGCTAGATCTTCCGTATATTATTGTCAATGAAGCAGGTGCCAGTGTTTATTCTGCATCTCCTTTAGCTAGAGAAGAGTTCCCAGACCTACAAGTAGAAGAAAGAAGTGCGGTATCTATTGCTAGACGTGTACAAGATCCTTTAGCAGAACTTGTAAAGATTGATCCAAAATCTATTGGTGTAGGTCAGTACCAGCATGACGTGAGTCAAAAAGAGTTATCCGGGTCATTGTCATTTGTAGTAGAAACAGCCGTTAACCAAGTCGGTGTAAATGTAAACACTGCTTCCTCTTCATTACTGCAATATGTCTCTGGATTAAGTAAAACAGTGGCGAATAATATGGTGAAGCAGCGAAATGAAGAAGGAAAATTTACGAACCGTAAGCAATTAAAGAAAATTCCAAGACTTGGAGCGAAAACGTATGAACAAGCAATAGGCTTCTTGAGAATTCCTGATGGAGATACGGTTCTTGATCGTACTCCAATTCACCCAGAAAGCTATGATCAGACAAAAAATCTATTACAGATGTTAGGGTATACAGAGAATGATATTGGTAGTGAAAAACTACAAGAGGATCTAAATAATATAGATAAAAAAGCTACTGCTGAGAAATTAGAAATAGGGTTACCGACGTTAGAAGATATAATGGAAGCATTAGGGAAGCCTGGTAGAGATCCTCGTGATGATTTCCCTCAACCCTTGTTAAAGAAGAATGTAATGAACATGGAAGATCTAAATTCAGGTATGGAACTGCAAGGAACAGTGAGAAATGTAGTTGATTTTGGCGTGTTTGTTGATATTGGCGTTAAGCAAGATGGACTTGTGCATATTTCGAAGATGTCGAAGCAATTCGTTAAACATCCAATGGATATTGCGTCGGTTGGTGATGTAGTAACAGTCTGGGTTGATCAAGTCGATGTACAAAAAGGTAGGATTGCATTAACGATGGTTGGAAATGATGATAAATAA
- a CDS encoding catalase, with translation MSNKRNTLTTASGAPVGDNQNSITAGHNGPTLLQDFHLLEKLAHFNRERIPERVVHAKGAGAYGYFEVTNDEISKYTKADFLSEKGKRTDMFIRFSTVAGELGSADTVRDPRGFAVKFYTEEGNYDLVGNNTPIFFIRDAIKFPDFIHTQKRNPQTHLKDKDMVWDFWSLSPESLHQVTYLHSDRGIPATLRHMNGYGSHTFKWVNAEGEAFWVKYHFISEQGIKNLDPALADKIAGENPDYHTEDLFNAIEEGDHPAWKLYVQIMPYEDAKTYKWDPFDVTKIWSKKDYPRIEVGRMVLNRNPENYFAEVEQAAFSPGQFVPGIEASPDKMLQGRLFGYSDAHRYRLGANHHSIPVNRPKNEVNNYQRDGFMSVDGNGGNKPNYEPNSVNGPTEDSESKIKPFEIYGQADSVTYDSDDHYTQAGDLYRLMSADEKDRLVEAFVGHMTPVTKDEIKLRQIEHIYKADAEWGERVAQGLGLQVPESVK, from the coding sequence TTGAGTAATAAAAGAAACACATTAACAACTGCTTCTGGAGCTCCAGTAGGCGATAACCAAAACTCAATTACAGCTGGTCATAACGGACCTACACTACTACAAGATTTTCATTTACTAGAGAAACTTGCTCATTTTAATAGAGAACGTATTCCTGAACGAGTTGTACACGCAAAAGGTGCGGGTGCATATGGGTACTTCGAAGTTACAAATGACGAAATTTCAAAATATACAAAAGCTGATTTCCTCAGTGAAAAAGGTAAACGCACGGATATGTTCATCCGCTTCTCTACAGTTGCTGGTGAGCTAGGATCTGCGGATACTGTACGTGACCCTCGTGGTTTCGCAGTTAAATTTTATACTGAAGAAGGTAACTACGATTTAGTTGGTAATAATACACCTATCTTTTTCATTCGTGATGCGATTAAATTCCCTGATTTTATTCACACTCAAAAACGTAACCCACAAACTCATTTAAAAGATAAAGATATGGTATGGGATTTCTGGTCGTTATCACCAGAATCATTACACCAAGTTACCTATCTTCATAGTGATCGTGGTATTCCTGCTACACTACGTCACATGAATGGATATGGAAGTCATACGTTCAAATGGGTGAATGCAGAAGGAGAAGCATTCTGGGTTAAATATCACTTTATTAGTGAACAAGGTATTAAAAACTTAGACCCTGCTCTAGCAGATAAAATCGCTGGTGAAAACCCTGATTACCATACAGAAGATCTATTTAATGCAATTGAAGAAGGGGATCACCCTGCTTGGAAACTATATGTGCAAATTATGCCTTACGAAGATGCAAAAACGTACAAATGGGATCCATTTGATGTAACAAAAATCTGGTCTAAAAAAGACTACCCTCGTATTGAAGTTGGACGCATGGTATTAAACCGTAATCCGGAGAATTACTTTGCAGAAGTAGAACAAGCTGCTTTCTCTCCTGGTCAGTTCGTACCTGGAATTGAAGCATCTCCAGATAAAATGCTTCAAGGTCGTTTATTCGGTTACTCTGATGCACATCGCTACCGTCTAGGAGCAAACCATCATAGTATTCCAGTAAACCGTCCTAAAAACGAAGTAAATAATTATCAGCGTGATGGTTTTATGAGTGTAGATGGTAATGGTGGAAACAAGCCAAATTATGAACCAAATAGCGTAAATGGTCCTACAGAAGATAGTGAATCCAAAATCAAACCATTTGAAATATATGGTCAAGCAGATAGTGTAACTTACGACAGTGATGATCACTATACTCAAGCTGGTGATCTTTATCGACTTATGTCAGCAGATGAAAAAGACCGTCTAGTTGAAGCATTTGTAGGTCATATGACTCCAGTTACTAAAGATGAAATTAAACTTCGTCAAATTGAGCATATTTATAAAGCAGACGCTGAATGGGGAGAGCGCGTAGCTCAAGGTCTTGGATTACAAGTACCAGAAAGCGTAAAATAA
- the sigB gene encoding RNA polymerase sigma factor SigB: MTTKSQPHNKGGDEVYQWIEYLQKDPTNEEIQEKIVLKYQDLVGSIARKYSKNSAIHEDLVQVGMIGLLAAVRRYDPTYGKSFESFAIPTIIGEIKRFIRDKTWSVHVPRRIKELGPKIRKAVDELTTDNQKSPTVTEIADYIGTSEEEILETMEMGQSYKALSVDRKIEADSDGSTVAILDLVGNSEDGYDNVEQRMMLEKILPILSEREQQILECTYFKNMSQKETGELLGISQMHVSRLQRRSLRKLREAIQSESTEVLD, from the coding sequence ATGACGACCAAATCTCAACCACACAATAAAGGGGGAGATGAGGTTTACCAATGGATTGAATATCTACAGAAAGATCCAACTAACGAAGAAATACAAGAAAAAATTGTCCTGAAGTATCAAGACTTAGTGGGATCCATCGCGAGAAAGTATTCCAAAAATAGTGCGATTCATGAGGATTTAGTACAAGTAGGAATGATTGGATTACTAGCAGCGGTAAGGAGATATGATCCAACATATGGTAAGTCATTTGAATCCTTTGCTATACCAACAATTATAGGTGAAATTAAACGATTTATACGTGATAAAACATGGAGTGTACATGTACCACGACGTATTAAAGAATTAGGACCAAAAATAAGAAAAGCAGTAGACGAATTAACTACGGATAATCAGAAATCTCCTACTGTAACCGAAATAGCAGATTATATTGGTACATCAGAAGAAGAAATTTTAGAAACGATGGAAATGGGTCAGAGCTATAAAGCATTATCAGTTGATCGGAAAATCGAAGCTGATTCTGATGGAAGTACAGTGGCTATTCTAGATCTTGTAGGAAATAGTGAAGATGGTTATGATAATGTAGAACAACGCATGATGCTAGAAAAAATACTTCCGATTTTATCTGAAAGAGAACAACAAATATTAGAATGTACGTATTTTAAGAATATGAGTCAAAAAGAAACAGGAGAACTCCTTGGTATATCTCAAATGCACGTTTCTAGACTACAACGTCGTTCTTTAAGAAAGCTTAGAGAAGCGATTCAGTCGGAGAGTACGGAGGTTTTAGATTGA
- a CDS encoding SprT family protein, which yields MRIPSDIELFELVDKLSLKYFNKHFVDKVYFNTRLRTTGGRYLPSKRVIELNPKYVIESNKEEFYGIIKHELCHYHLHIEGKGYNHGDREFKELLKATGSPRHCSPLPSQQRKHRYEYQCNQCGFVYKRIRKVNMKKYRCGKCRGSLKEI from the coding sequence ATGAGAATTCCTAGTGATATTGAATTGTTCGAATTAGTCGATAAGCTATCCTTAAAGTATTTTAACAAACATTTTGTTGATAAGGTGTATTTCAATACACGTTTAAGAACTACTGGTGGCAGATACCTACCAAGTAAAAGAGTAATTGAACTGAATCCCAAATATGTAATAGAGAGTAATAAAGAAGAGTTTTATGGAATAATAAAGCATGAATTATGTCATTATCATCTTCATATAGAAGGGAAAGGATATAACCATGGAGATCGCGAATTTAAAGAACTTTTAAAAGCTACTGGATCTCCAAGACATTGTTCTCCATTACCTTCACAACAGAGAAAACATCGTTATGAATATCAATGTAATCAATGTGGTTTTGTTTACAAAAGAATTAGAAAAGTAAATATGAAAAAGTATAGATGTGGGAAATGTAGAGGTAGTTTAAAGGAAATTTAA
- a CDS encoding CopG family ribbon-helix-helix protein, translating to MSESLQEIMVKMPKNLLSEVDGLMKYENSDLSDFICEATQIYLNHKKEEHIQRFHETMQRGYEEMGRINLTIASEAFQAEEEAENTLERSVIGV from the coding sequence TTGTCAGAAAGTCTACAAGAAATCATGGTGAAGATGCCAAAGAACCTACTAAGTGAGGTGGATGGGTTAATGAAATATGAAAATAGCGATCTTAGCGATTTTATTTGTGAAGCAACGCAAATTTATTTAAACCATAAAAAAGAAGAGCATATTCAGCGCTTCCACGAAACGATGCAGCGTGGTTATGAAGAAATGGGACGTATTAATTTGACGATTGCTTCCGAGGCCTTTCAAGCTGAAGAGGAGGCTGAAAACACCCTAGAGCGCTCTGTGATCGGGGTGTAA